The proteins below come from a single Tachysurus fulvidraco isolate hzauxx_2018 chromosome 26, HZAU_PFXX_2.0, whole genome shotgun sequence genomic window:
- the LOC125140310 gene encoding uncharacterized protein LOC125140310 isoform X2, whose translation MEVFIPELVENYAGNTNKDEYRFLCDHAGQFMCKLTSLVFEMDGKGEVLYRIESWDSCYLDGLGHLQPAGPLYSIACHEGSIRHLHLPHCEICTDEVKLISAHVTGGNVELIQPLKVTNTHVIIDIQVLSLFGLLKRISLKYPIKAQVILFYKKKYGNSRKSKLHIHLLPGNVPVEEVHRQHRSMTYIETSSKCKLTSGKKYKPCCKDTDHDYVLQPRIEKFDCDYGPNYHPTFEMFCKTEVDKVTVGLLDENDQEVWQPRLVLLTGTDAATPTPTSDTTGADFMDRHMKHLIQRVSSVMEIADCLKSKMMISNEKYKEIHAASPSCEQMRLMYECLNTGVVKAEAYKVLKEKDPYLVDELSMDSSS comes from the exons ATGGAGGTTTTTATTCCAGAACTAGTTGAAAACTACGCTGGGAATACGAACAAAGATGAATATAG GTTCCTCTGTGATCATGCTGGTCAGTTTATGTGCAAATTGACCAGTCTTGTGTTTGAGATGGATGGGAAAGGGGAAGTGCTGTACAGAATAGAGTCCTGGGACAGCTGTTACTTGGATGGACTAGGACACCTGCAGCCTGCAGGACCTTTGTACAGTATCGCCTGCCATGAAGGCTCTATCCGTCATCTGCATCTTCCACATTGTGAGATCT GTACAGATGAGGTTAAATTGATTTCAGCACATGTGACTGGTGGTAATGTGGAACTTATTCAGCCACTAaaagtaacaaacacacatgtcaTCATAGACATTCAAGTTCTCTCCTTATTTGGCCTCTTGAAACGTATTTCCCTAAAATATCCCATCAAAGCCCAAGTGATTTtgttctacaaaaaaaaatatggaaattCCAGGAAGAGTAAACTGCATATACATCTTTTGCCAGGCAATGTGCCAGTTGAAGAG GTGCACAGACAGCATAGGAGCATGACATACATTGAGACAAGCTCCAAATGTAAACTGACTTCTGGCAAAAAATACAAGCCATGTTGTAAAGATACTGACCATGACTATGTATTACAACCCAGG ATTGAGAAGTTTGATTGTGACTATGGCCCGAACTATCATCCTACATTTGagatgttctgtaaaactgagGTTGATAAAGTCACTGTAGGTCTTTTGGATGAAAATGACCAGGAAGTGTGGCAGCCCCGTTTGGTCTTGCTTACAG GTACAGATGcagccacacccacacccacatcaGATACCACAG GTGCTGACTTTATGGATCGACACATGAAACATCTCATTCAGAGAGTTTCTTCGGTAATGGAGATAGCAGACTGTTTAAAGAGCAAGATGATGATTAGTAATGAAAAGTACAAGGAAATCCATGCAGCATCACCATCATGTGAGCAAATGAGGCTCATGTACGAATGTCTCAATACAGGAGTTGTGAAAGCAGAAGCCTATAAAGTCCTTAAGGAGAAAGATCCTTACTTAGTGGATGAATTGAGTATGGATTCATCCTCCTAA
- the LOC125140310 gene encoding uncharacterized protein LOC125140310 isoform X1, with product MQQLVRGQFNSRFNSDAFLFVYTDFSPCILSKMFPLLFYTGDLGTQTLMEVFIPELVENYAGNTNKDEYRFLCDHAGQFMCKLTSLVFEMDGKGEVLYRIESWDSCYLDGLGHLQPAGPLYSIACHEGSIRHLHLPHCEICTDEVKLISAHVTGGNVELIQPLKVTNTHVIIDIQVLSLFGLLKRISLKYPIKAQVILFYKKKYGNSRKSKLHIHLLPGNVPVEEVHRQHRSMTYIETSSKCKLTSGKKYKPCCKDTDHDYVLQPRIEKFDCDYGPNYHPTFEMFCKTEVDKVTVGLLDENDQEVWQPRLVLLTGTDAATPTPTSDTTGADFMDRHMKHLIQRVSSVMEIADCLKSKMMISNEKYKEIHAASPSCEQMRLMYECLNTGVVKAEAYKVLKEKDPYLVDELSMDSSS from the exons ATGCAACAATTAGTCAGAGGTCAGTTTAATTCGAGATTTAACTctgatgcatttttatttgtatacacagATTTTTCTCCTTGTATTTTATCTAAAATGTTTCCTCTGTTGTTTTACACAGGAGATTTAGGAACTCAG ACTTTGATGGAGGTTTTTATTCCAGAACTAGTTGAAAACTACGCTGGGAATACGAACAAAGATGAATATAG GTTCCTCTGTGATCATGCTGGTCAGTTTATGTGCAAATTGACCAGTCTTGTGTTTGAGATGGATGGGAAAGGGGAAGTGCTGTACAGAATAGAGTCCTGGGACAGCTGTTACTTGGATGGACTAGGACACCTGCAGCCTGCAGGACCTTTGTACAGTATCGCCTGCCATGAAGGCTCTATCCGTCATCTGCATCTTCCACATTGTGAGATCT GTACAGATGAGGTTAAATTGATTTCAGCACATGTGACTGGTGGTAATGTGGAACTTATTCAGCCACTAaaagtaacaaacacacatgtcaTCATAGACATTCAAGTTCTCTCCTTATTTGGCCTCTTGAAACGTATTTCCCTAAAATATCCCATCAAAGCCCAAGTGATTTtgttctacaaaaaaaaatatggaaattCCAGGAAGAGTAAACTGCATATACATCTTTTGCCAGGCAATGTGCCAGTTGAAGAG GTGCACAGACAGCATAGGAGCATGACATACATTGAGACAAGCTCCAAATGTAAACTGACTTCTGGCAAAAAATACAAGCCATGTTGTAAAGATACTGACCATGACTATGTATTACAACCCAGG ATTGAGAAGTTTGATTGTGACTATGGCCCGAACTATCATCCTACATTTGagatgttctgtaaaactgagGTTGATAAAGTCACTGTAGGTCTTTTGGATGAAAATGACCAGGAAGTGTGGCAGCCCCGTTTGGTCTTGCTTACAG GTACAGATGcagccacacccacacccacatcaGATACCACAG GTGCTGACTTTATGGATCGACACATGAAACATCTCATTCAGAGAGTTTCTTCGGTAATGGAGATAGCAGACTGTTTAAAGAGCAAGATGATGATTAGTAATGAAAAGTACAAGGAAATCCATGCAGCATCACCATCATGTGAGCAAATGAGGCTCATGTACGAATGTCTCAATACAGGAGTTGTGAAAGCAGAAGCCTATAAAGTCCTTAAGGAGAAAGATCCTTACTTAGTGGATGAATTGAGTATGGATTCATCCTCCTAA